From the Kitasatospora viridis genome, one window contains:
- a CDS encoding holo-ACP synthase — protein sequence MIIAVGIDVAGIDRFAAALARTPSLRDKLFTPAERVLPSGEPRSAASLAARFAAKEAVAKALGAPAGLSWQDAEVRTEPSGRPTLHVSGTVAARAAELGVRSWHLSLSHDAGIATAMVVAEG from the coding sequence GTGATCATCGCCGTGGGCATCGACGTCGCCGGGATCGACCGGTTCGCCGCCGCGCTGGCGCGCACCCCGTCGCTGCGGGACAAGCTCTTCACCCCCGCCGAGCGGGTGCTGCCCTCCGGGGAGCCCCGCTCGGCCGCCTCACTGGCCGCCCGGTTCGCGGCCAAGGAGGCGGTGGCCAAGGCGCTCGGCGCACCGGCCGGGCTGTCCTGGCAGGACGCCGAGGTCCGGACCGAGCCGTCGGGCCGGCCGACGCTGCACGTCAGCGGCACGGTGGCGGCCCGGGCCGCCGAACTCGGCGTGCGCAGCTGGCACCTGTCGCTCAGCCACGACGCCGGCATCGCCACTGCGATGGTGGTCGCGGAGGGGTAG
- a CDS encoding NAD(P)H-hydrate dehydratase yields the protein MRHAHTVEQVRAAEAELAGQPLMDRAVAGLAATCARLLRERRGRVYGSRVLVLAGSGDNGGDALFAGAALARRGAAVSAVLLSPEKAHRAALAALRATGGQVTTDQNVGLADFARADLILDGIVGIGGRSGLRPAAAPYATAPRTGLLVAVDLPSGVDADTGEVAGAALRADLTVTFGTHKPGLLIDPGAGHAGPVQLVPIGLRPPAAPVQALQHADLAALLPRPGAESDKYRRGVLGVRAGSERYPGAAQLVVAGALHGGAGAVRYLGRPGAEVVRRHPEVLLGDGRVQAWVVGPGSGEATVEALDATLAAEVPVLVDADGLTELARRGPGALAGRTAPTLLTPHTGEAARLLGGAATAERCAAARLRTARELADRYGATVLLKGSTTVVARPDGTARVNPTGTSWLATAGSGDVLAGLAGALLAAGLDPFDAASAAAYLHGLAGRLAAAGGNRLPFGSVHSTVGDRGEAPVTARQVAAALPAAWRNATAPQGGSQQDAAGLGD from the coding sequence ATGCGCCACGCTCACACCGTCGAACAGGTCCGGGCCGCCGAGGCCGAGCTGGCCGGCCAGCCGCTGATGGACCGGGCGGTGGCCGGCCTCGCCGCCACCTGCGCCCGGCTGCTGCGGGAGCGGCGCGGCCGGGTCTACGGCAGCCGGGTGCTGGTGCTGGCCGGCAGTGGCGACAACGGTGGTGACGCCCTGTTCGCCGGCGCCGCGCTGGCCCGCCGGGGTGCGGCGGTCTCGGCGGTGCTGCTCTCGCCCGAGAAGGCGCACCGGGCGGCGCTGGCCGCACTGCGGGCGACGGGGGGTCAGGTGACCACGGATCAGAACGTCGGCCTGGCGGACTTCGCGCGGGCGGACCTGATCCTGGACGGCATCGTCGGGATCGGCGGCCGGAGCGGGCTGCGCCCCGCGGCCGCGCCCTACGCCACCGCTCCGCGCACCGGCCTGCTGGTCGCCGTCGACCTGCCCAGCGGGGTGGACGCGGACACCGGCGAGGTGGCCGGCGCGGCCCTGCGGGCCGACCTCACCGTCACCTTCGGCACCCACAAGCCCGGCCTGCTGATCGACCCGGGCGCCGGCCACGCCGGACCGGTCCAGCTGGTGCCGATCGGACTGCGCCCGCCCGCGGCACCCGTGCAGGCGCTGCAGCACGCCGACCTGGCCGCGCTGCTGCCCCGGCCCGGCGCGGAGAGCGACAAGTACCGGCGCGGCGTGCTCGGGGTGCGGGCCGGCTCCGAGCGCTACCCCGGCGCGGCCCAGCTGGTGGTGGCCGGCGCGCTGCACGGCGGCGCGGGGGCCGTGCGCTACCTCGGCCGGCCGGGCGCCGAGGTGGTCCGCCGCCACCCCGAGGTGCTGCTCGGCGACGGCCGGGTGCAGGCCTGGGTGGTCGGCCCCGGCTCGGGCGAGGCCACCGTCGAGGCACTGGACGCCACCTTGGCCGCCGAGGTCCCGGTGCTGGTGGACGCCGACGGCCTGACCGAACTGGCCCGCCGCGGCCCCGGCGCGCTGGCCGGCCGCACCGCGCCCACCCTGCTCACCCCGCACACCGGCGAGGCCGCCCGGCTGCTCGGTGGCGCGGCGACCGCCGAGCGGTGCGCCGCGGCCCGGCTGCGCACGGCCCGGGAACTGGCCGACCGGTACGGCGCCACGGTGCTGCTCAAGGGCTCCACCACCGTCGTCGCCCGACCGGACGGCACCGCCCGGGTGAACCCGACCGGCACCTCCTGGCTGGCCACCGCGGGCAGCGGCGACGTGCTGGCCGGCCTGGCCGGGGCGCTGCTGGCGGCCGGCCTGGACCCGTTCGACGCCGCCTCGGCCGCCGCCTACCTGCACGGCCTGGCGGGCCGGCTGGCCGCCGCCGGCGGGAACCGGCTGCCGTTCGGCAGCGTCCACAGCACCGTGGGTGACCGGGGTGAAGCACCCGTCACGGCTCGGCAGGTGGCCGCGGCACTCCCCGCTGCCTGGCGGAACGCGACCGCACCACAGGGGGGCAGCCAGCAGGACGCCGCAGGTCTGGGAGACTGA
- the alr gene encoding alanine racemase, producing MTTANTTGTTMLADGVRAEAAIDLSALNGNLTALRERVQHADLMAVVKADGYGHGALPCALEALAAGVRWIGTATPEEALALRAAGIGPDRARILCWLWTPGGPFAAALRSQLDISVSGQWALDELLAAVRETGIPARVHLKADTGLGRNGAQPHDWPDLVDAALRAQAAGQLDVVGIWSHFAAADEPGHPSIQAQLDAFDTALAYAERAGVRPEVRHIANSPATLTLPHAHYDLVRTGLAMYGVSPIPELGAPADFGLRPVMSLSARLALVKQVPGGHGVSYGHRYHTPGETTLGLVPVGYADGIPRHGSSAGPVQIAGKWYTVAGRVAMDQFVVDLGGDTPGIGEEVLLFGNGERGEPTAEDWAMACGTIAYEIVTRIGARVPRRYHGASQG from the coding sequence ATGACAACCGCGAACACCACCGGGACCACCATGCTCGCCGACGGAGTGCGCGCCGAGGCGGCGATAGACCTGTCGGCGCTGAACGGCAACCTGACCGCCCTGCGCGAACGGGTGCAGCACGCCGACCTGATGGCGGTGGTCAAGGCCGACGGCTACGGACACGGCGCACTGCCCTGCGCCCTGGAGGCGCTGGCCGCCGGCGTCCGCTGGATCGGCACCGCCACCCCCGAGGAGGCGCTGGCGCTGCGCGCCGCCGGGATCGGCCCCGACCGGGCCCGGATCCTGTGCTGGCTGTGGACGCCCGGCGGCCCGTTCGCCGCGGCCCTGCGCAGCCAGCTGGACATCTCGGTCAGCGGCCAGTGGGCGCTGGACGAGCTGCTCGCCGCCGTCCGGGAGACCGGCATACCCGCCCGGGTGCACCTGAAGGCCGACACCGGCCTCGGCCGCAACGGCGCCCAGCCGCACGACTGGCCCGACCTGGTGGACGCCGCGCTGCGCGCCCAGGCCGCCGGCCAGCTCGACGTGGTCGGCATCTGGTCGCACTTCGCCGCCGCCGACGAGCCCGGCCACCCCTCGATCCAGGCCCAGCTGGACGCCTTCGACACCGCGCTGGCCTACGCCGAGCGGGCCGGGGTGCGGCCCGAGGTGCGCCACATCGCCAACTCGCCGGCCACCCTGACGCTGCCGCACGCGCACTACGACCTGGTCCGCACCGGGCTGGCGATGTACGGCGTCTCGCCGATCCCGGAGCTCGGCGCGCCCGCCGACTTCGGCCTGCGCCCGGTGATGTCGCTGTCCGCGCGGCTGGCGCTGGTCAAGCAGGTGCCGGGCGGACACGGCGTCAGCTACGGCCACCGCTACCACACCCCGGGCGAGACCACCCTGGGCCTGGTGCCGGTGGGCTACGCCGACGGCATCCCGCGGCACGGCAGCAGCGCCGGGCCGGTGCAGATCGCCGGCAAGTGGTACACCGTGGCCGGCCGGGTCGCGATGGACCAGTTCGTGGTGGACCTGGGCGGCGACACCCCCGGGATCGGCGAGGAGGTGCTGCTCTTCGGCAACGGCGAGCGGGGCGAGCCGACCGCCGAGGACTGGGCCATGGCCTGCGGGACCATCGCCTACGAGATCGTCACCCGGATCGGCGCCCGGGTGCCGCGCCGCTACCACGGCGCCAGCCAGGGGTGA